In Cellvibrio polysaccharolyticus, a genomic segment contains:
- the hflC gene encoding protease modulator HflC, which produces MSNRGFFGVIVAAIILMVISSSIYVVTEYERAVVLRFGRLVQMDVEPGLHFKLPVADKVRKFDGRLLTADMRPESFFTVENKRLIVDSFIKWRIKNVENYYKATGGDERVAAERLASRVADGLRNHFGRRTMHEVVSGRRDELMEELTHSLNLVTEDLLGLEVVDIRVKRIDLPTDVSDSVYARMAADREKEAREYRSKGQEQAEVIRADADRQRAVLEANAYRDAERIRGDGDAKAAAIFAAAYSQDPEFYAFVRSLTAYSNTFKGREDLLVVDPDSDFFRYLKDASGKK; this is translated from the coding sequence ATGAGTAACAGAGGTTTCTTCGGCGTTATTGTTGCCGCAATTATTTTGATGGTTATTTCCAGCAGCATTTACGTGGTTACCGAGTACGAGCGCGCGGTCGTATTGCGCTTCGGACGTCTGGTGCAAATGGATGTAGAGCCTGGCCTGCATTTCAAGCTGCCGGTTGCCGACAAGGTGCGTAAATTCGATGGTCGTTTGCTGACCGCTGATATGCGCCCGGAAAGCTTCTTTACGGTCGAGAACAAGCGTTTGATTGTGGATTCCTTCATCAAATGGCGTATCAAGAACGTAGAAAACTACTATAAGGCTACCGGTGGTGATGAGCGTGTTGCCGCAGAGCGTCTGGCATCGCGTGTTGCCGATGGTCTGCGTAACCATTTCGGTCGTCGCACCATGCATGAAGTGGTTTCCGGTCGTCGCGATGAGTTGATGGAAGAATTGACTCATAGTCTGAATCTGGTGACCGAAGATTTGCTGGGTCTTGAAGTTGTTGATATTCGCGTCAAGCGTATTGACCTGCCTACAGACGTAAGCGATTCGGTATATGCCCGTATGGCGGCTGACCGTGAAAAGGAAGCGCGTGAATATCGCTCCAAAGGTCAGGAGCAGGCTGAAGTTATTCGCGCCGATGCTGACCGTCAGCGTGCCGTGCTGGAAGCCAACGCTTACCGTGATGCCGAGCGTATTCGCGGTGACGGCGATGCAAAAGCTGCTGCTATCTTCGCTGCTGCTTATAGTCAGGATCCCGAGTTTTACGCATTCGTGCGTAGTCTCACTGCCTATAGCAATACCTTTAAAGGGCGTGAAGATTTGCTGGTGGTTGATCCGGACAGCGATTTCTTCCGCTACCTGAAAGACGCCAGCGGGAAAAAATAG
- the hflK gene encoding FtsH protease activity modulator HflK, with protein MAWNEPGGNDKDPWGGGRGKNDGPPDLDEAFKKLQDKLNGLFGGRSGGKGGGSGSAPRGNPWPLFSIIAVVAVVIYLAAGFYTVDAKERAVVLQFGAFKEIKEEGLSWNAPLVTQVFKVNVTEESQYPSRALMLTLDESIVELPITVQYNVQDVRDYVLNVRDPEISLRHAADSALRHVVGSTALNQVLSEGRQKIAEEVKLRIQAYLDDYGTGILVRDVNIQEGRPPEEVRAAFDDVIKAKEDEERLKNQAQAYSNEVIPQARGRAQRMLEESEAYRAEVIARAEGESDRFERLMAEYHLQPAVTRERLYIETMERVMGNASKVMVDVQGGNNMLYLPLDRLVQSENRPAQQSYQQSQSVVREAPRALEQTPTTSIRREIR; from the coding sequence ATGGCCTGGAATGAACCGGGAGGTAATGATAAGGACCCGTGGGGTGGCGGTCGTGGTAAGAATGACGGCCCACCGGATCTTGACGAAGCGTTTAAAAAGCTCCAGGACAAGTTGAATGGTCTGTTCGGCGGCCGTTCAGGTGGTAAAGGCGGCGGCTCAGGCAGCGCTCCCCGTGGCAATCCCTGGCCGTTGTTTTCGATCATCGCTGTGGTCGCTGTGGTTATTTACCTGGCCGCCGGTTTCTATACCGTTGATGCCAAAGAGCGTGCCGTTGTATTGCAATTCGGTGCCTTCAAGGAAATCAAGGAAGAAGGTCTGAGCTGGAATGCGCCTCTGGTTACGCAAGTTTTCAAGGTTAACGTAACGGAAGAAAGTCAGTATCCGTCGCGCGCTTTGATGTTGACGCTGGATGAAAGCATTGTAGAGCTTCCGATCACCGTGCAATACAACGTACAGGATGTAAGAGATTACGTATTGAATGTACGCGATCCTGAAATCAGCCTGCGTCACGCGGCAGACAGTGCGCTGCGTCATGTGGTGGGTTCAACCGCGTTGAATCAGGTGCTGTCTGAAGGTCGTCAAAAAATTGCTGAAGAAGTCAAACTGCGTATTCAGGCCTATCTGGATGACTACGGCACCGGCATCCTGGTGCGTGACGTGAACATTCAGGAAGGTCGTCCACCGGAAGAAGTTCGCGCTGCGTTTGATGATGTTATCAAGGCAAAAGAAGACGAAGAAAGATTAAAGAATCAGGCGCAGGCCTATTCCAACGAAGTGATCCCGCAAGCCCGTGGTCGCGCCCAGCGTATGCTGGAAGAGTCTGAAGCCTATCGTGCCGAGGTGATTGCCCGTGCAGAGGGTGAGTCGGATCGTTTTGAGCGCTTAATGGCGGAATACCATCTTCAGCCGGCGGTAACCCGCGAGCGTTTATATATTGAAACGATGGAACGTGTGATGGGTAATGCGTCCAAAGTGATGGTTGATGTGCAGGGCGGCAACAACATGTTGTATCTGCCTCTGGATCGTCTGGTGCAGTCGGAGAACCGTCCGGCCCAGCAATCCTACCAGCAGTCGCAATCGGTCGTGCGTGAAGCACCGCGTGCGCTGGAGCAGACGCCAACCACCAGTATTCGTCGGGAGATTCGCTAA